The stretch of DNA ATGGTTGGAGATGATGGTGTAGAGTTCCTTTTTAAACTTCTGAATCTCTTTGGCTTCAATCTCTATATCCGATGCCTGTCCCTGCACGCCTCCCAGCGGTTGATGAATCATCACCCTGCTATGGGTTAATGCCGAACGTTTTCCTTCCTGTCCCGAAACGAGCAACACCGCAGCCATCGATGCTGCCATACCTGTGCATATCGTAGCCACGTCGCTCGAAATAAACTGCATCGTGTCGTAAATACCCAAACCTGCCGTAACACTTCCACCGGGACTATTGATGTAGATAGAGATGTCTTTACCCGCATCCACAGAGTCGAGATACAGCAATTGAGCTTGTAATGTGTTAGCCGTATAGTCATCGATTTCCGTTCCCAGGAAGATAATGCGATCCATCATCAGTCGTGAGAATACATCCATCTGCGTAACATTGAGCTGACGCTCTTCCAATATATATGGATTGAGATATTGCGCCTGCGCTTTCATCACATCGTCTAACACCATACCGTTCATTTTCAAATGTCCGGTTGCATATTTTCTGAAATCATTCATACATTAAATCCTTTCTTTATCCAACAAACAAAAGAAGAGGTTGCTGACTCTTTTTCGCTTGTCGATGAACAAAGTTAGTAAAAAAAGTCAACAACCTCTTTATAAAGAGAAGTTTTTCTCAAAAAAAATATCTATTTCTCTTCCATCAATTTCTTAAATTCTTCGAACGAAACTTTCTTCTTCGTCAGTTTCACCACATTCTTCAACGCCTCCGTCAGCTTGTGGTCCACAGCCTGATCCACCCATTCGTGAATACGTTCTTCCTGTTTCATCATCTCAGTGACATAGTTGTCGAGAACCTCTTCGGTTACATTATTCATGCCGTATTGTGCAAACAGCATGCGTGCTTGTTCCTTAGCAGCTTTCCGCACGTCAGCATCTTCCACCTTGATGCCCGTCGTTGCCACAAGCTGTTCTTTGATGAGATGCCATTGCAACTCTTTAATACTGTTTTCGAAGTTCTTTTCAACAAAGTCTGCGCCTTTGTCTTTGTTCTTGGTTTGCATTACACGTTTCAGCAAATCTTCGGCAAAGGGCAATTTCCCCACCTTCTTTTCGCAATAAGCACGCAGATCGACGAGGAACTTATAATCACTGTTTTGCGCAAGATCTTTGCTCATTCCTTCTGCAATTCTCTTACGGAAATCTTCTTCGCTTGTCACTTCTCCCTTGCCATAGATCGTGTCGAAGAGTGCCTGATCTATCTTTGCCTTATTGAAACGACTGATTTCTTTGATCTGATAGCTGAAATCTGCCGTCAGGCCCTCAGCCTCTTCTTTCGATATTTTCAGCAGAGAGGTCACCTCGGTATTACTTTCCGGATAAGCCTTTTTAGGGTTGAAGGTAATGATGTCGCCCAATTTCGCACCGTCGAAGAGTTTTTTCTGGTCGTCCACCTTTATATATTGAGGCATGATAATAGCATCTTCAACGGTGATACCGCCTTCTTTGGTGCTTCCATCTTCGTTCAGTTCGCGCAAGTCGCCTTTGATGAGATCGCCCTCTTGGTAGTTTTCCGACTTTTCATATTCTCCGGCACGCGAGGTAAACACGTTCACCTGCTCATCCACCATCTTGTCGTCTACTGTTATTTCATAGTAGTTCAACTTGTCTTTCTCTGTCAGCTCCACCTTAAACTCAGGCGCAATAGCCATGTCGAACACAAATGTGTAGGGAGCCGGTTGTTCCAAGTCCTGCGGTTGCTGTTTTTCTGAAGGGAGCGGTTCGCCCAATACGGCGATATTGTTTTCCTTTATATAATTGTATAGCTGTTCGCCAACCAACCGGTTGATCTCATCCGCCTTTACCGAAGTTCCTATTTGGCGTTTGATAAGCCCCATTGGAGCTTGTCCCGGACGGAACCCTGGCAGATTAGCCTTTTTGCGATAGTCTTTCAGTGTCTTCTCAACTTTGTCTTTGTAGTCAGCCTCTTCAACGGTGAGCGTAAGCAAACCGCGGATTTTATCGGCATTTTCAAATGAAATGTTCATCTTCGATGTCTTTATTATAATGTTGTTTTTATCTTTTCACATTGAGTTGCAAAATTACTGATAATTGGTGTAATGACCTAACATAAAAGCATAAAAAACATTTCGCCTCGGGAGAATCTGAGTGCAACGAAAGTGCAATCCTGTTCCTCGATGTGGAGTATAAATGGGTCACTTCCCAACAAACGTAATGCTACCTATACCTTATTCTTTCGTATGCCGGTCGTAATCCCATTTATTGTAGACGAGTCTTAGCGTGGGTTTCCACGAGTTGCTGCTGATGTCTTTTTGTGCTATATAATAAGGTGTGTCGATGTGGGCGATGCGAAAGAGGAGATGGCAGAGCGCATCCGACATGCCCGGACGAGCAGTGGCCCGTTGCAGGTCGTGCCAAAGGTGGGGATGAGAGCGGATGAAAGCAGCAGAACCCCACACCACCAGGGGGATGTCGTTCATGCTGTGCAGATATTCGGGCAAGTCTTCGGGCGTTGTTGCTCGGCCGAACTGGTCGCGCCAGTCATAGATTTCTTCGCCATGATCGGAGAGATACACCACCGCTGCATTCTTATTGCGCAGGGTATTGAAGATGGTTCCCATCACATCATCATTATATCGCGTAGCGTTGTCGTATTCGGCCACCTGCTGCCGTTTGGCCCGAGTCATCCAAGGGCCACCTTGCGGGATATCTTTCGCCGCAAAAACGTTGAAGGTCGGCGTGTCGGGATATTTGTCTTTGGCATCAAAATGTTGCCCGTTGAGATGGAAGAGCAACAGGCGGAGTCGTTGCGGGTGAGCGGTGGCATGGCGCAGACCGCGCCATACGAGGTCGCCGTCGAGCGTTCCTCGGCTGCTTTCCACCAAATGATAGGCCAAAGGGCGAATGCGAGGATGGTAGATGAAGCCGCTGAGGGTGTATTCGGTAAAAACAGAACTGGCGGGATTGAACTGATTATCCCACATCTCCACCGTGTAGCCCGCCTGTTTGAAGACGACGGGAAACAAAGGACTCGCACTCCAGTTCTGCCTTTTCGACACATCGTTGCAGCTCAGTAGAGCTTTCACGGCCTCGGTGGTGAAGTTGTACGGACTGATATAGCGGTCGAACGCCAACAGCTGCCCTCTTTTCTGCTCGGCTACCATGTGCGGCGTGGTGGGCAGAGGGTAACCATAGAGCTGGGCATGACGCTTGATATACGATTCGCCGATGACCACTACCAACGTCAACGAGTCGGTTTCTCGCCGCAACAGACACCGTGCGCGCTGCTTTGAGGCCCGTTCGTTACTGGCGATTCCCTCTTCTATCTCGTGCTTCATCAAGTGCGGAACAAACAAACTGTAAGTCATAATCGAGAGTTCGTCTTTCGAATAGCCCTCATATCGTATGTTCCACCATTCGGCTTCGGCCGTGGTACGGCATCGAAACAGTGCCGGAAGGGCGCAACCGGTGTAAATCAGTGCCGCCAAACCTGTCAGGAGGATGCCCGAAAGCACCTTGTCGTTCAGCCGATTTTGCAACCATCGCCCCCAACGAATACGGTTTCGTTCGCCCGTCACCACGAGAACAACAAACAGTAACGTCAGTGCATAACTCTTGAAAGCCCCTTGGGAGAGGGCGAATGTGGAGAAAAAGCCGGCCGCCTCGCTTCTGTTGGTTTCCATCACCAACATCACCACCTTCGGCGTAAGTTCCGATTTGAGGGCGAAATGCAGAAAAGTGCGCAACAAAACGCACCACACCGGCAACACATACAACAGCCTTTTGACCCATGCTCGGCCAATGCCGTGCACCAGGGCGGTGAAAAGATAGGCTATTCCTAAAGCAGCTGCAAGGTGAAGCACAGCTGCCGCCACCTCCATAGGATAGGCATGCAGATGCTTAATGGCCTCAAGCGGCATCAGAATGATGGAGGAGAACAGGGCTAAGAAGAAAACCCACTCTCTGAGCGGACGTATCAGCAAAGGTGTCATTGGGTTGTTAGGGTGTTGATGGAGTGCAAAGTTCGACATTTTTATTCGGAAATAAGCCATTGACCTGCGGTTTTAAAAGGTCATTCTGGAGCAAATCCGTTCTGTCGAACATTCTGTTTGAGATCGAGACGCCAACATATTCATTTTCAATCATTTGCAAAGGCCCTTGCAAAAGCTTAGCTTTTACACGCTGTTTTCTTAGCTTTTACTTCTTATTCTCTTAGCTTTCGCACTTCATTTTCTTAGCTTTTGAAATATGTTTCACAACGACATAAAAATCAAGAATTTACCACGGTCTAAAATCAATCTCAAATATCGTTGCACAAACAACCGTATAACGAGGGGTTTGTTTTCCTGTTTATTCGGTTCTCATCTCATGTATCTTTATGTAAACAACTGCGTCGCGATGGATCTGCTTTCCTATTTATTCGGGTTCTATCTCATACATTTTTGCGCAAACAACCGCATAGCGGTTGGTCTGTTGGTAGAGCAGGGTTGGCGAATGAAATGAGCCTACCCTGTCTACGGCACACAAAGAGAAAACAAGGCCGTAGGTCTTGGTCTCTCCAATCTCTCCCTGTTAGAGATTCAAACAGACCGAAACCTGCCCAATCTTCTTTATTTAGGAGGTGTAGAGAGACCAACCCCGATGGGGTTGAAAGGGGAAATGTCCCGCTTAGACAGGGTAGGCTCATTTCATTCGCCAACCCTGTCCTTCCAACAGACCAACCCTTACAGGGTTGTTTACTAATTCGACAACCCCACTCCTTTCCTCTCTACTTCTTACTATTTCTCTTCTTTTCTCCTTACTACTTTCCTCTTACTCCTTTCTACTCCCCTCCTTACTCCTCCACCTCTTAGCTTTCACAATCTGTTCCTCTTTTTTCAATTTTTCTTCCGTTCTCCCTGCAACTGAAACACCAGGTGTCCACCCTTCAAAAGTTCTTCGTGCGACACACGATAACCTTTAAATGGCTTGTTGCCAAGGGTGATGGCGTTGATGAAAATGTCGGTGGGCTGTTGGCGTTTTGCCTCGATAACCAACGCGTTGCGTCCCCATTGTCCCTTGTCTAAGTGAATGGTTATGCGGTTGAACACGGGCGACGAAAGCGTGTAGGCAGGTTCGCCGGGACAGTCGGGATAAAAGCCCATCATGTTAAACACCAGCCATGCCGACATTGTTCCTGTGTCGTCGTTGCCTGGGATGCCGTCGGGTGCGTTCTTAAAGTATTTCGCCATCAGTCGATGAAGCTCTTTTTGTGTGCGCCACTCTTCGCCCTTGAAGTACGAGAATAGGTGCGGATAGGCAATATCGGGTTCGTTGGCAGGGTCGTAAAGTTCCTTGTCGAACACCATTTGCAGCTTATCTACAAAGGGCTTTTGTCCACCCATCAGCTTGGCAAGCCCCATTACGTCGTGCGGAACATAGAAAGTGTAGTTCCAAGCGTTGCCTTCGTGAAAGCCTGGACTAGGCTCGAAGTTCTCACCTTGTTTGGGATTGAAGGGCGAATAGAACTTGCCGCCCGGCAGGATGGGCCTAAGTGTGCCGTATTCTTTGCTGTAATAGTGGCGATAGCCCAGCGAACGGTTGTAGAATAGTCGTGCATCGGCCTTCTTTCCCAAAGCAGCGGCCAACCGCGACAGAGCATTGTCGGCGATATAATACTCTAACGCGTGCGAAACAGAGTTGTCGTACTGTTCGCGCAGCGGCACATAGCCCAGCGAAAGATAGTCGTCGTTGTCGGGACGAAGTAAGTTTTGGGGGCCAGGAGTGGTTGCGCCCTTGCGCATAGCCTCGTATGCCGTGTTGATATCATAACCACGAAGACCTTTCAACCACGTGTCTACGATGACGGGAATGGCAGGGTCGCCCTCCATGGTATAGGTTTCGCGGCCGTAGAGTTCCCATTTGGGCAGCCAACCATGCTCGCGATACATGTCGATCATGGTGCGAACCATGTCGCGTTGACGGTTGGGGTAGACGAGGGTGAGCAGTTGGTGCACGTTGCGGTAGGTGTCCCACAGCGAGAACACGGTGTAACGGTTGCCCTCGCGCATAGTTTTCACCTCGCCCGTCTCGAGTGTGGGGTATTGCCCATTAACGTCTTGCAAGATATTGGGGTGCAACAAGGCGTGGTAAAGGGCCGTGTAGAACACCGTTCGTTGGTCTTCTGTTCCACCTTCAACCTCTATGCGTGACAGGTCTTTGTTCCAAGCGTTGCGTGCCTCTTCCTTTATATTGTCGAAATCTTTGCCCTTTTGTTCGGCATCGAGGTTTTCGCGGGCGTTGGCCATGCTAACAAACGACACGCCCATGCGTACCACAACGGGTTCGTTGGCATGGCTGTCGAAGTTGAGATACACGCCAATGTCGTCGCCAGCGATCTCTTTCGTGTAGTTGGTGTATAGCTTATATTTGCCGTTGTCCTTATCCCATTCGGCCTCTACGCCCGTCATGGGACGTTGTTTTTTCCAGTATCCGGCAGCCGTGGGCTTAGTGTCTACGCGCATAACGAAATAGATGGGGAACACGGCTTGTGGGTTGTAGCAGAACGTTCCCAGCAGTTTCACGCCCTCGTATTCGGTATCGCTTACGCGACGAACCATCGCTCCCGTTTCGTTTGTTAGTCCTTCGCCCAGGTTCAACAAAATGTTGCTCTTGCCTTTGGGGAACCAAAAGCGCGCCATCGAGGTGCGTGGGGTGGCCGTTACCTCGGTGCGCACGTCGTAACGGGGTAAGTAATTGGTGTAATAACCTGGTGAAGCCTGCTGCTGGGTCATAGAACTGCCATACGCTTTGTAGTCTACTTCGAGCTTACCTGTTGTGGGCATGAGCAGCAGCGAACCCAAATCGGGACAGCCAACACCGCTCAGGTTGACGTGAGAATAGCCAGTGAAGTAAACGTTATGATACTCGTAGGGCGTTGACCACCAACGTGCGTCCTTGTCGAACTTATTGTTGGCAGAACCCATCACATTGAAAGGCACCACCGACATCAGGCCATTGGGGCACACTGCACCGGGATTGGTGGTGCCGAAATTGGTTGTTCCGATAAAGGCGTTCACATAGTCTGCGGGTTGTTTCCGGGCACTGACGGTATGCGTCAGCAACATCAGACCGGCGATCAGCGCACCGCGCCAAAGCGTTTTTTCTATCTTCATTCTGCTTAGGTTGTTAAGATGCACTGCCGTTCTGGCTGTTTCAAAGCGTCAAACAGCTGGGACGGCGTGGTGCCTCGTTGAATTTCTCTGCAAAAATAGGCATTTTCCGGAGAATGTCTGCCTCTTTGTCTGATTCTCCTTTTTTATATTTCGTCTTTTAGGAAAAAAGCCATCGCTTTTCATAGAAAACTATCTGAAGAACAATGAGTTATCAAACCGGTTTCCCATCTCTTAGCTTTCGCCTTCCATTTTCTTAGCTTTCGGCCTGCGTTTCCTTAGCTTTCGGGTGGCGAAAGCTAAGAGATGGAAAATTAATTGTGGGAAGATTTGTCCGGGAAGAAGATTTCGCTTATCTTTGCAGCCGTGATAACAAATGTGCGTATAAATAATCAAAGTGTAACAGAATGGAAGAGTAGAAATTTTTCTACATCTTTTAACACACACTGTTTGGTAGTCTATCAGAAAATGATTACCTTACACACACACACACACACACACACAGTATGCGCACCTATTAGTAGCGCAACACTTTTTCACTTTTTTCTACGCGCGCGCAAAGAGCGTGTGTTCCTTATCAGCAAAGGGCTTGCAAGAGTTCCCTTTGCTTCTCTTTTTCATGCGGTAGTTGTTCGCTCATCAACTCCATATTCTCAACAAGTATATCAACTCAAATAATATAAATATGAAAAGAATTTTATTTTTAGTTCTCTTAATTATTGCATTCATGAAGATTCATGCTCAGGGTGTTTCCTATACCTTTAGCAAAGTATTCAGCAAGGCCAATTCGGATGGAGTAACTATTTGGTATGGAATAACGGATGCTACGAAAAGAACCGTAGCTGTAACATACGATCCTGCCCATGTACCTTACTCTTCAGATCATACTTATTCGGGGACGATAAAGATTCC from Prevotella sp. oral taxon 475 encodes:
- the clpP gene encoding ATP-dependent Clp endopeptidase proteolytic subunit ClpP; the encoded protein is MNDFRKYATGHLKMNGMVLDDVMKAQAQYLNPYILEERQLNVTQMDVFSRLMMDRIIFLGTEIDDYTANTLQAQLLYLDSVDAGKDISIYINSPGGSVTAGLGIYDTMQFISSDVATICTGMAASMAAVLLVSGQEGKRSALTHSRVMIHQPLGGVQGQASDIEIEAKEIQKFKKELYTIISNHSHTPFEKVWQDSDRNYWMNAEEAKEYGMIDTVLVRKK
- the tig gene encoding trigger factor; its protein translation is MNISFENADKIRGLLTLTVEEADYKDKVEKTLKDYRKKANLPGFRPGQAPMGLIKRQIGTSVKADEINRLVGEQLYNYIKENNIAVLGEPLPSEKQQPQDLEQPAPYTFVFDMAIAPEFKVELTEKDKLNYYEITVDDKMVDEQVNVFTSRAGEYEKSENYQEGDLIKGDLRELNEDGSTKEGGITVEDAIIMPQYIKVDDQKKLFDGAKLGDIITFNPKKAYPESNTEVTSLLKISKEEAEGLTADFSYQIKEISRFNKAKIDQALFDTIYGKGEVTSEEDFRKRIAEGMSKDLAQNSDYKFLVDLRAYCEKKVGKLPFAEDLLKRVMQTKNKDKGADFVEKNFENSIKELQWHLIKEQLVATTGIKVEDADVRKAAKEQARMLFAQYGMNNVTEEVLDNYVTEMMKQEERIHEWVDQAVDHKLTEALKNVVKLTKKKVSFEEFKKLMEEK
- a CDS encoding phosphoethanolamine transferase — protein: MSNFALHQHPNNPMTPLLIRPLREWVFFLALFSSIILMPLEAIKHLHAYPMEVAAAVLHLAAALGIAYLFTALVHGIGRAWVKRLLYVLPVWCVLLRTFLHFALKSELTPKVVMLVMETNRSEAAGFFSTFALSQGAFKSYALTLLFVVLVVTGERNRIRWGRWLQNRLNDKVLSGILLTGLAALIYTGCALPALFRCRTTAEAEWWNIRYEGYSKDELSIMTYSLFVPHLMKHEIEEGIASNERASKQRARCLLRRETDSLTLVVVIGESYIKRHAQLYGYPLPTTPHMVAEQKRGQLLAFDRYISPYNFTTEAVKALLSCNDVSKRQNWSASPLFPVVFKQAGYTVEMWDNQFNPASSVFTEYTLSGFIYHPRIRPLAYHLVESSRGTLDGDLVWRGLRHATAHPQRLRLLLFHLNGQHFDAKDKYPDTPTFNVFAAKDIPQGGPWMTRAKRQQVAEYDNATRYNDDVMGTIFNTLRNKNAAVVYLSDHGEEIYDWRDQFGRATTPEDLPEYLHSMNDIPLVVWGSAAFIRSHPHLWHDLQRATARPGMSDALCHLLFRIAHIDTPYYIAQKDISSNSWKPTLRLVYNKWDYDRHTKE
- a CDS encoding GH92 family glycosyl hydrolase, whose protein sequence is MLLTHTVSARKQPADYVNAFIGTTNFGTTNPGAVCPNGLMSVVPFNVMGSANNKFDKDARWWSTPYEYHNVYFTGYSHVNLSGVGCPDLGSLLLMPTTGKLEVDYKAYGSSMTQQQASPGYYTNYLPRYDVRTEVTATPRTSMARFWFPKGKSNILLNLGEGLTNETGAMVRRVSDTEYEGVKLLGTFCYNPQAVFPIYFVMRVDTKPTAAGYWKKQRPMTGVEAEWDKDNGKYKLYTNYTKEIAGDDIGVYLNFDSHANEPVVVRMGVSFVSMANARENLDAEQKGKDFDNIKEEARNAWNKDLSRIEVEGGTEDQRTVFYTALYHALLHPNILQDVNGQYPTLETGEVKTMREGNRYTVFSLWDTYRNVHQLLTLVYPNRQRDMVRTMIDMYREHGWLPKWELYGRETYTMEGDPAIPVIVDTWLKGLRGYDINTAYEAMRKGATTPGPQNLLRPDNDDYLSLGYVPLREQYDNSVSHALEYYIADNALSRLAAALGKKADARLFYNRSLGYRHYYSKEYGTLRPILPGGKFYSPFNPKQGENFEPSPGFHEGNAWNYTFYVPHDVMGLAKLMGGQKPFVDKLQMVFDKELYDPANEPDIAYPHLFSYFKGEEWRTQKELHRLMAKYFKNAPDGIPGNDDTGTMSAWLVFNMMGFYPDCPGEPAYTLSSPVFNRITIHLDKGQWGRNALVIEAKRQQPTDIFINAITLGNKPFKGYRVSHEELLKGGHLVFQLQGERKKN